A stretch of the Capsicum annuum cultivar UCD-10X-F1 chromosome 8, UCD10Xv1.1, whole genome shotgun sequence genome encodes the following:
- the LOC107839498 gene encoding protein HASTY 1 isoform X1, producing MEEHGVASNVARAIMVALDWKSSPDDRKAAYAYLDSIKAGDVRVLASTSFTLVRKEWSSEIRLQAYKMLQHLVRLRWDELNPDERRNFASVAVDLMSEITNSSEEWALKSQTSALVAEIARREGLSLWQELFPSLVSLSNKDPAQAELVSMMLRWLPEDITVHNEDLEGDRRRLLLRGLTDSLPEIFPLLYSLLERHFGAALTEAGRQQLEVARQHAAVVTATLNAVNAYAEWAPLPDLAKYGIIHGCGILLSSPDFRLHACEFFKLVSLRRRPTDAAVEFDSAMSNIFQILMKVSGDFLQKSESGAVIDENEYELAEYICESMVALGSSNLQCIAGDNSVLSFYLQQMLGFFKHHKLALHYQSLLFWLTLMRDLLSKPKIVGSGENSATNPAVGSGHDTERNKILAFLSDEICSSILDVSFQRLLKKEKINPGTSLSVGTLELWSDDFEGKGDFGQYRSRLLELIRFVAAAKPMVAAAKVCERSMTIIKSLFLVPYPAQELVILESMQLALENVVNAVFDGSSVTVKSSSEVQQSLCRLFEGLLQQLLSLKWTEPALVEVLGHYLDALGPFLKYNPDVVGSVINKLFELLTSQPFVVKDPATSASRHARLQICTSFIRIAKAADQSILPHMKGIADTMAVLQKEGRLLRGEHNLLGEAFLIMASAAGVQQQLEVLAWLLEPLSKQWTHLHWQDAYLSDPTGLIRLCADPPFMWSIFHSVTFFEKALKRSGLRKGNISVQTIPASDNLHPMASHVSWMLPPLLKLLRAIHSLWSPSVSQALPGEIKAAMAMSDVERASLFGGGNVKLPKGTLSFTDGSPFDREAYTEPNEADIRNWLKGIRDSGYNVLGLSATIGDSLFKCLDSESVTLALMENIQHMEFRHLRLLLHLVLIPLIKNCPSSMWEAWLEKLLHPLLAHSQKALSYSWSSLLQEGRAKVPDLHGIVDGTDLKVEVMEEKLLRDLTRETCSILSVFASPMLNTGLPSLEPSGHVSRVDESSLKDLAAFATSSMVGFVLMHQSIALPALQISLEALRWTDGEAVTKVSSFCGAVILLAISTTNMELRDFVCKDLFPTTIEALALESNAFISADLVALCREIFIYLADRHPLPRQILLSFPCITSQDLLAFEEALTKTASPKEQKQHMKSFLLLATGNKLKALAAQKSVNVITNVSTKPRNVTPALGTKTDEGDAIGLAGIV from the exons ATGGAGGAACATGGTGTAGCAAGCAATGTAGCTCGTGCTATAATGGTTGCCCTTGATTGGAAATCTTCTCCCGATGACCGTAAAGCCGCTTATGCTTATTTAGATTCT ATAAAAGCAGGGGATGTTCGTGTTTTGGCAAGCACATCGTTTACTTTAGTAAGGAAAGAATGGTCTTCAGAAATACGACTGCAAGCCTACAAGATGCTGCAG CATTTGGTGCGGTTGCGATGGGATGAATTGAACCCCGATGAGCGAAGGAACTTTGCAAGTGTAGCTGTTGATTTGATGTCTGAAATTACAAATTCCAGTGAAGAATGGGCTTTGAAAAGTCAAACGTCAGCTCTTGTTGCCGAG ATAGCTAGGAGAGAAGGTTTAAGTTTGTGGCAGGAGCTTTTTCCATCTCTAGTATCTCTTTCTAATAAGGACCCTGCACAA GCTGAGCTGGTCTCAATGATGCTAAGGTGGCTTCCTGAAGATATAACTGTCCATAATGAAGATTTGGAAG gtGACCGTCGTAGGCTATTATTACGTGGACTTACTGACTCTTTGCCTGAGATTTTTCCCTTACTGTACAGT TTACTAGAAAGGCACTTTGGAGCTGCACTAACTGAAGCAGGGAGACAGCAATTAGAAGTTGCAAGACAGCATGCAGCAGTTGTAACTGCCACTCTAAATGCTGTTAATGCATATGCTGAATGGGCTCCCTTGCCAGATCTTGCAAAATATGGAATAATACATGG CTGTGGAATCTTGCTCTCCTCTCCGGACTTTCGTCTTCATGCATGTGAGTTCTTCAAGCTCGTCTCCCTGAG GAGAAGACCAACTGATGCTGCTGTTGAGTTTGATTCTGCAATGAGTAACATTTTCCAAATTTTGATGAAAGTCTCTGGAGACTTCTTGCAAAAATCTGAATCTGGTGCAGTAATCGATGAAAATGAATATGAGTTAGCTGAGTACATATGTGAGAGCATGGTTGCTTTGGGTTCTTCAAACTTGCAATGTATTGCTGGTGATAATTCAGTTTTATCGTTTTACCTTCAACAG ATGCTCGGATTTTTCAAGCACCACAAGCTTGCTCTTCATTATCAATCTCTACTGTTTTGGCTG ACACTTATGAGAGATTTGTTGTCAAAGCCAAAGATTGTTGGGTCTGGGGAAAACTCAGCTACCAATCCTGCAGTGGGATCAGGACATGATACAGAGAGAAACAAAATATTGGCTTTTTTAAGTGACGAAATCTGCAGCTCTATATTGGATGTATCTTTCCAGCGATTactgaagaaggaaaaaattaatcCCGGAACATCGCTTTCTGTTGGGACATTAGAGCTGTGGAGCGATGATTTTGAGGGTAAAGGAGATTTCGGCCAGTACCGTTCGAGGCTG TTGGAGTTGATCCGTTTTGTTGCAGCCGCCAAGCCTATGGTAGCTGCTGCTAAAGTTTGCGAAAGAAGTATGACTATTATTAAGAGTCTCTTCCTTGTTCCTTATCCTGCTCAG GAATTGGTTATACTTGAGAGCATGCAGTTGGCTTTAGAAAATGTTGTAAATGCAGTGTTTGATGGATCAAGTGTAACTGTAAAGAGCAGTTCTGAAGTCCAACAGTCGTTGTGCAGACTGTTTGAAG GTCTGCTTCAACAACTTCTTTCTTTGAAATGGACTGAACCGGCGCTTGTAGAAGTTCTCGGGCACTACTTAGATGCACTAGGACCCTTTCTGAAGTATAATCCAGATGTTGTTGGCAGTGTCATTAATAAGTTGTTCGAGCTACTGACCTCACAACCCTTTGTTGTCAAG GATCCTGCTACAAGTGCATCTCGACATGCGAGATTACAGATCTGCACATCATTCATCCGAATTGCAAAAGCTGCAGACCAGAGCATTTTGCCTCACATGAAA GGAATTGCTGACACTATGGCAGTTTTACAAAAAGAAGGTCGTCTACTTCGTGGAGAGCACAATCTCTTGGGCGAAGCATTCCTTATTATGGCTTCTGCTGCCGG GGTTCAGCAGCAGCTAGAAGTTTTGGCCTGGTTACTTGAACCATTGAGCAAACAGTGGACACACCTTCATTGGCAAGATGCATATCTCTCTGATCCGACTGGTTTGATTCGACTGTGTGCTGATCCACCATTTATGTGGTCCATTTTCCACTCAGTTACATTCTTTGAGAAGGCTCTTAAACGGAGTGGTCTAAGGAAGGGCAATATTAGTGTACAAACAATACCAGCATCTGACAATTTGCACCCAATGGCATCTCATGTCTCGTGGATGCTTCCTCCTCTTCTTAAA CTACTCCGTGCCATACATTCGCTTTGGTCTCCATCTGTTAGTCAAGCATTACCGGGAGAGATAAAAGCTGCAATGGCTATGAGTGATGTTGAAAGGGCCAGTCTTTTTGGGGGAGGTAATGTTAAATTGCCTAAAGGTACTCTAAGTTTTACTGATGGATCTCCATTCGACAGAGAAGCTTATACGGAACCAAATGAAGCTGATATCCGCAACTGGCTGAAAGGTATCAGGGATAGTGG GTACAATGTACTTGGCTTATCAGCAACCATTGGGGATTCTCTGTTCAAATGCTTAGACTCAGAGTCTGTTACTTTAGCCTTGATGGAGAACATACAACATATGGAGTTCAGGCACTTGAGGCTACTTCTTCATTTAGTGTTGATCCCCTTGATTAAAAATTGCCCTTCGAGTATGTGGGAGGCGTGGCTGGAAAAGCTCTTGCACCCTTTGCTTGCCCATTCTCAGAAAGCTCTTAGCTATTCATGGTCTAGTCTGTTACAGGAAGGTAGAGCAAAGGTTCCTGATCTGCATGGCATTGTTGATGGCACAGACTTGAAAGTAGAAGTAATGGAGGAAAAGCTTCTGCGAGATCTAACTCGCGAGACATGTTCAATCCTGTCAGTTTTTGCTTCACCCATGCTCAATACTGGACTTCCTTCATTGGAGCCATCTGGCCATGTGAGCCGAGTGGATGAGTCATCACTTAAGGACTTGGCTGCATTTGCCACAAGCTCCATGGTTGG ATTCGTGTTGATGCACCAAAGCATAGCACTTCCAGCCTTGCAGATCAGTTTAGAAGCTCTGAGATGGACAGATGGTGAAGCTGTAACTAAAGTTTCTTCATTCTGTGGAGCTGTAATCCTCTTGGCTATTTCAACAACTAATATGGAGCTTCGGGACTTTGTTTGTAAAGATTTGTTCCCTACAACAATAGAAGCTCTGGCTCTGGAGTCAAATGCTTTCATAAGTGCTGATTTAGTTGCGCTTTGTCGTGAAATTTTCATTTACCTTGCTGATAGACACCCACTACCGCGACAG attttactttctttcccTTGCATTACAAGCCAAGATCTTCTCGCCTTTGAGGAAGCGTTGACCAAGACTGCTAGTCCTAAGGAGCAGAAACAACACATGAAGAGTTTCTTGCTGTTAGCAACAGGAAACAAATTAAAAGCTCTTGCTGCTCAAAAGAGTGTTAATGTCATCACAAATGTTTCAA CAAAACCTCGAAATGTAACTCCTGCTTTGGGAACCAAGACTGATGAAGGTGATGCTATTGGATTGGCGGGCATTGTGTAA
- the LOC107839498 gene encoding protein HASTY 1 isoform X2, translating into MGFEKSNVSSCCRARREGLSLWQELFPSLVSLSNKDPAQAELVSMMLRWLPEDITVHNEDLEGDRRRLLLRGLTDSLPEIFPLLYSLLERHFGAALTEAGRQQLEVARQHAAVVTATLNAVNAYAEWAPLPDLAKYGIIHGCGILLSSPDFRLHACEFFKLVSLRRRPTDAAVEFDSAMSNIFQILMKVSGDFLQKSESGAVIDENEYELAEYICESMVALGSSNLQCIAGDNSVLSFYLQQMLGFFKHHKLALHYQSLLFWLTLMRDLLSKPKIVGSGENSATNPAVGSGHDTERNKILAFLSDEICSSILDVSFQRLLKKEKINPGTSLSVGTLELWSDDFEGKGDFGQYRSRLLELIRFVAAAKPMVAAAKVCERSMTIIKSLFLVPYPAQELVILESMQLALENVVNAVFDGSSVTVKSSSEVQQSLCRLFEGLLQQLLSLKWTEPALVEVLGHYLDALGPFLKYNPDVVGSVINKLFELLTSQPFVVKDPATSASRHARLQICTSFIRIAKAADQSILPHMKGIADTMAVLQKEGRLLRGEHNLLGEAFLIMASAAGVQQQLEVLAWLLEPLSKQWTHLHWQDAYLSDPTGLIRLCADPPFMWSIFHSVTFFEKALKRSGLRKGNISVQTIPASDNLHPMASHVSWMLPPLLKLLRAIHSLWSPSVSQALPGEIKAAMAMSDVERASLFGGGNVKLPKGTLSFTDGSPFDREAYTEPNEADIRNWLKGIRDSGYNVLGLSATIGDSLFKCLDSESVTLALMENIQHMEFRHLRLLLHLVLIPLIKNCPSSMWEAWLEKLLHPLLAHSQKALSYSWSSLLQEGRAKVPDLHGIVDGTDLKVEVMEEKLLRDLTRETCSILSVFASPMLNTGLPSLEPSGHVSRVDESSLKDLAAFATSSMVGFVLMHQSIALPALQISLEALRWTDGEAVTKVSSFCGAVILLAISTTNMELRDFVCKDLFPTTIEALALESNAFISADLVALCREIFIYLADRHPLPRQILLSFPCITSQDLLAFEEALTKTASPKEQKQHMKSFLLLATGNKLKALAAQKSVNVITNVSTKPRNVTPALGTKTDEGDAIGLAGIV; encoded by the exons ATGGGCTTTGAAAAGTCAAACGTCAGCTCTTGTTGCCGAG CTAGGAGAGAAGGTTTAAGTTTGTGGCAGGAGCTTTTTCCATCTCTAGTATCTCTTTCTAATAAGGACCCTGCACAA GCTGAGCTGGTCTCAATGATGCTAAGGTGGCTTCCTGAAGATATAACTGTCCATAATGAAGATTTGGAAG gtGACCGTCGTAGGCTATTATTACGTGGACTTACTGACTCTTTGCCTGAGATTTTTCCCTTACTGTACAGT TTACTAGAAAGGCACTTTGGAGCTGCACTAACTGAAGCAGGGAGACAGCAATTAGAAGTTGCAAGACAGCATGCAGCAGTTGTAACTGCCACTCTAAATGCTGTTAATGCATATGCTGAATGGGCTCCCTTGCCAGATCTTGCAAAATATGGAATAATACATGG CTGTGGAATCTTGCTCTCCTCTCCGGACTTTCGTCTTCATGCATGTGAGTTCTTCAAGCTCGTCTCCCTGAG GAGAAGACCAACTGATGCTGCTGTTGAGTTTGATTCTGCAATGAGTAACATTTTCCAAATTTTGATGAAAGTCTCTGGAGACTTCTTGCAAAAATCTGAATCTGGTGCAGTAATCGATGAAAATGAATATGAGTTAGCTGAGTACATATGTGAGAGCATGGTTGCTTTGGGTTCTTCAAACTTGCAATGTATTGCTGGTGATAATTCAGTTTTATCGTTTTACCTTCAACAG ATGCTCGGATTTTTCAAGCACCACAAGCTTGCTCTTCATTATCAATCTCTACTGTTTTGGCTG ACACTTATGAGAGATTTGTTGTCAAAGCCAAAGATTGTTGGGTCTGGGGAAAACTCAGCTACCAATCCTGCAGTGGGATCAGGACATGATACAGAGAGAAACAAAATATTGGCTTTTTTAAGTGACGAAATCTGCAGCTCTATATTGGATGTATCTTTCCAGCGATTactgaagaaggaaaaaattaatcCCGGAACATCGCTTTCTGTTGGGACATTAGAGCTGTGGAGCGATGATTTTGAGGGTAAAGGAGATTTCGGCCAGTACCGTTCGAGGCTG TTGGAGTTGATCCGTTTTGTTGCAGCCGCCAAGCCTATGGTAGCTGCTGCTAAAGTTTGCGAAAGAAGTATGACTATTATTAAGAGTCTCTTCCTTGTTCCTTATCCTGCTCAG GAATTGGTTATACTTGAGAGCATGCAGTTGGCTTTAGAAAATGTTGTAAATGCAGTGTTTGATGGATCAAGTGTAACTGTAAAGAGCAGTTCTGAAGTCCAACAGTCGTTGTGCAGACTGTTTGAAG GTCTGCTTCAACAACTTCTTTCTTTGAAATGGACTGAACCGGCGCTTGTAGAAGTTCTCGGGCACTACTTAGATGCACTAGGACCCTTTCTGAAGTATAATCCAGATGTTGTTGGCAGTGTCATTAATAAGTTGTTCGAGCTACTGACCTCACAACCCTTTGTTGTCAAG GATCCTGCTACAAGTGCATCTCGACATGCGAGATTACAGATCTGCACATCATTCATCCGAATTGCAAAAGCTGCAGACCAGAGCATTTTGCCTCACATGAAA GGAATTGCTGACACTATGGCAGTTTTACAAAAAGAAGGTCGTCTACTTCGTGGAGAGCACAATCTCTTGGGCGAAGCATTCCTTATTATGGCTTCTGCTGCCGG GGTTCAGCAGCAGCTAGAAGTTTTGGCCTGGTTACTTGAACCATTGAGCAAACAGTGGACACACCTTCATTGGCAAGATGCATATCTCTCTGATCCGACTGGTTTGATTCGACTGTGTGCTGATCCACCATTTATGTGGTCCATTTTCCACTCAGTTACATTCTTTGAGAAGGCTCTTAAACGGAGTGGTCTAAGGAAGGGCAATATTAGTGTACAAACAATACCAGCATCTGACAATTTGCACCCAATGGCATCTCATGTCTCGTGGATGCTTCCTCCTCTTCTTAAA CTACTCCGTGCCATACATTCGCTTTGGTCTCCATCTGTTAGTCAAGCATTACCGGGAGAGATAAAAGCTGCAATGGCTATGAGTGATGTTGAAAGGGCCAGTCTTTTTGGGGGAGGTAATGTTAAATTGCCTAAAGGTACTCTAAGTTTTACTGATGGATCTCCATTCGACAGAGAAGCTTATACGGAACCAAATGAAGCTGATATCCGCAACTGGCTGAAAGGTATCAGGGATAGTGG GTACAATGTACTTGGCTTATCAGCAACCATTGGGGATTCTCTGTTCAAATGCTTAGACTCAGAGTCTGTTACTTTAGCCTTGATGGAGAACATACAACATATGGAGTTCAGGCACTTGAGGCTACTTCTTCATTTAGTGTTGATCCCCTTGATTAAAAATTGCCCTTCGAGTATGTGGGAGGCGTGGCTGGAAAAGCTCTTGCACCCTTTGCTTGCCCATTCTCAGAAAGCTCTTAGCTATTCATGGTCTAGTCTGTTACAGGAAGGTAGAGCAAAGGTTCCTGATCTGCATGGCATTGTTGATGGCACAGACTTGAAAGTAGAAGTAATGGAGGAAAAGCTTCTGCGAGATCTAACTCGCGAGACATGTTCAATCCTGTCAGTTTTTGCTTCACCCATGCTCAATACTGGACTTCCTTCATTGGAGCCATCTGGCCATGTGAGCCGAGTGGATGAGTCATCACTTAAGGACTTGGCTGCATTTGCCACAAGCTCCATGGTTGG ATTCGTGTTGATGCACCAAAGCATAGCACTTCCAGCCTTGCAGATCAGTTTAGAAGCTCTGAGATGGACAGATGGTGAAGCTGTAACTAAAGTTTCTTCATTCTGTGGAGCTGTAATCCTCTTGGCTATTTCAACAACTAATATGGAGCTTCGGGACTTTGTTTGTAAAGATTTGTTCCCTACAACAATAGAAGCTCTGGCTCTGGAGTCAAATGCTTTCATAAGTGCTGATTTAGTTGCGCTTTGTCGTGAAATTTTCATTTACCTTGCTGATAGACACCCACTACCGCGACAG attttactttctttcccTTGCATTACAAGCCAAGATCTTCTCGCCTTTGAGGAAGCGTTGACCAAGACTGCTAGTCCTAAGGAGCAGAAACAACACATGAAGAGTTTCTTGCTGTTAGCAACAGGAAACAAATTAAAAGCTCTTGCTGCTCAAAAGAGTGTTAATGTCATCACAAATGTTTCAA CAAAACCTCGAAATGTAACTCCTGCTTTGGGAACCAAGACTGATGAAGGTGATGCTATTGGATTGGCGGGCATTGTGTAA